A stretch of Cucumis sativus cultivar 9930 chromosome 2, Cucumber_9930_V3, whole genome shotgun sequence DNA encodes these proteins:
- the LOC101206989 gene encoding uncharacterized protein LOC101206989 isoform X2 — protein sequence MASSLHSLFPAIRTVTVSFSELQDRNVDLSMKIEEGFGPKGLGILSVTDVPGFPSLRKDLLRLSSRLAKLPEDVKKKLEDPHTRYNFGWSHGKEKLESGKPDLLKGSFYANPILDTPTTDASLIQRYPSYCGSNIWPSKELPELESAFKALGKLILDVGLMLAYHCDQYAAKMMKLHEDKALEKIILNSRCHKGRLLYYFPAQQSTCSEDSDKLSSWCGWHTDHGSLTGLTCATFTRDGLEIPCPDSAAGLYIRTRTGEVVKVYYGENEIAYQIGETTEILSRGYLCATPHCVRAPKGEEASNLERSTFALFMQPDWDQKLNFPEEVHIHKEIIPTNCVLTFGEYSEKLLDKYYHLKS from the exons ATGGCTTCCTCGCTTCATTCCCTTTTTCCGGCCATTAGAACCGTCACCGTATCGTTCTCAGAGCTCCAA GATCGGAATGTTGATTTGTCgatgaagattgaagaaggATTTGGACCTAAGGGGCTGGGAATTCTATCAGTTACTGAT GTCCCTGGATTTCCTTCGTTGCGGAAGGATCTTCTACGTCTTTCATCGAG ATTGGCGAAGCTACCAGAAGATGTGAAGAAGAAGCTTGAAGATCCTCATACTAG GTATAATTTTGGATGGAGTCATGGGAAAGAGAAACTTGAATCTGGGAAGCCTG ATTTGTTGAAGGGCTCATTCTATGCCAATCCCATATTGGATACCCCAACAACAGATGCATCTTTAATTCAGAG GTATCCATCATATTGTGGTTCAAATATTTGGCCTTCTAAAGAACTGCCGGAACTTGAATCAG CCTTTAAAGCTCTGGGAAAGCTGATTCTCGATGTTGGTTTGATGTTGGCATATCATTGCGACCAGTATG CTGCTAAAATGATGAAACTGCATGAGGACAAAGCCCTTGAAAAGATAATTCTGAACTCCCGGTGTCATAAAGGGCGCTTGCTTTATTATTTTCCAGCACAGCAGAG CACTTGTTCTGAAGATAGCGATAAACTATCCTCTTGGTGTGGATGGCATACAGATCATGGTTCACTAACAG GTCTGACCTGTGCAACGTTTACAAGAGATGGTCTGGAGATCCCTTGCCCTGACAGTGCTGCTGGCCTCTATATTAGGACAAGGACTGGTGAAGTTGTTAAA GTTTATTatggagaaaatgaaatagcATATCAAATTGGTGAAACTACAGAGATTCTGTCCAGAGGATATCTATGTGCAACACCACATTGTGTTCGG GCACCTAAAGGGGAGGAAGCTTCTAATCTTGAACGCTCCACATTTGCACTGTTCATGCAACCCGATTG gGATCAGAAACTCAATTTTCCTGAGGAGGTTCATATTCACAAAGAG ATAATTCCCACAAATTGTGTCCTAACATTCGGAGAGTACTCCGAGAAACTGCTGGACAAATACTACCACCTGAAATCATAG
- the LOC101206989 gene encoding uncharacterized protein LOC101206989 isoform X1, protein MASSLHSLFPAIRTVTVSFSELQVSESQVDRNVDLSMKIEEGFGPKGLGILSVTDVPGFPSLRKDLLRLSSRLAKLPEDVKKKLEDPHTRYNFGWSHGKEKLESGKPDLLKGSFYANPILDTPTTDASLIQRYPSYCGSNIWPSKELPELESAFKALGKLILDVGLMLAYHCDQYAAKMMKLHEDKALEKIILNSRCHKGRLLYYFPAQQSTCSEDSDKLSSWCGWHTDHGSLTGLTCATFTRDGLEIPCPDSAAGLYIRTRTGEVVKVYYGENEIAYQIGETTEILSRGYLCATPHCVRAPKGEEASNLERSTFALFMQPDWDQKLNFPEEVHIHKEIIPTNCVLTFGEYSEKLLDKYYHLKS, encoded by the exons ATGGCTTCCTCGCTTCATTCCCTTTTTCCGGCCATTAGAACCGTCACCGTATCGTTCTCAGAGCTCCAAGTAAGTGAATCTCAAGTG GATCGGAATGTTGATTTGTCgatgaagattgaagaaggATTTGGACCTAAGGGGCTGGGAATTCTATCAGTTACTGAT GTCCCTGGATTTCCTTCGTTGCGGAAGGATCTTCTACGTCTTTCATCGAG ATTGGCGAAGCTACCAGAAGATGTGAAGAAGAAGCTTGAAGATCCTCATACTAG GTATAATTTTGGATGGAGTCATGGGAAAGAGAAACTTGAATCTGGGAAGCCTG ATTTGTTGAAGGGCTCATTCTATGCCAATCCCATATTGGATACCCCAACAACAGATGCATCTTTAATTCAGAG GTATCCATCATATTGTGGTTCAAATATTTGGCCTTCTAAAGAACTGCCGGAACTTGAATCAG CCTTTAAAGCTCTGGGAAAGCTGATTCTCGATGTTGGTTTGATGTTGGCATATCATTGCGACCAGTATG CTGCTAAAATGATGAAACTGCATGAGGACAAAGCCCTTGAAAAGATAATTCTGAACTCCCGGTGTCATAAAGGGCGCTTGCTTTATTATTTTCCAGCACAGCAGAG CACTTGTTCTGAAGATAGCGATAAACTATCCTCTTGGTGTGGATGGCATACAGATCATGGTTCACTAACAG GTCTGACCTGTGCAACGTTTACAAGAGATGGTCTGGAGATCCCTTGCCCTGACAGTGCTGCTGGCCTCTATATTAGGACAAGGACTGGTGAAGTTGTTAAA GTTTATTatggagaaaatgaaatagcATATCAAATTGGTGAAACTACAGAGATTCTGTCCAGAGGATATCTATGTGCAACACCACATTGTGTTCGG GCACCTAAAGGGGAGGAAGCTTCTAATCTTGAACGCTCCACATTTGCACTGTTCATGCAACCCGATTG gGATCAGAAACTCAATTTTCCTGAGGAGGTTCATATTCACAAAGAG ATAATTCCCACAAATTGTGTCCTAACATTCGGAGAGTACTCCGAGAAACTGCTGGACAAATACTACCACCTGAAATCATAG
- the LOC101206754 gene encoding tRNA (guanine(37)-N1)-methyltransferase 2 isoform X2 codes for MLDESKFDVHLNLWALRIPRELCKAAIKILNGYLIDKPRIKPVTEDPTCDKNRYVILSEKVQTPELSEIPEMKLEELKGLCMFERVPYSLTLGYSYWGADHILKKILPPEVEVPSSFETIGHVAHLNIHDELLPYKDVIAKVIYDKNYPRIKTVVNKVGSITNEFRVPKFEILKGENDMVTEVKQYGATFKLDYSLVYWNSRLEHEHIRLVSLFQPGEVICDMFAGIGPFAIPAAQKECIVYANDLNPDSIRYLKVNAEINKVSGRVHVYNLDARKFISQLMIVPPNESNSESVTSILKACEKGIGGTNQESPLANVQVQEVQDYIKISNKSVEQSRSADISVAVLKRSSESCENEKDNGIADDASTRVAGRRNGNGNKRMKGSSVSHARTWEHVDHVIMNLPASALHFLDAFRGSIKKKYWKGSLPWIHCYCFMRANENQDFIISEAESALNANIQDPIFHRVRDVAPNKAMYCLSFRLPEQCVDEDTTS; via the exons ATGTTGGACGAAAGCAAATTCGACGTGCATCTGAATCTCTGGGCCTTAAGAATTCCGAGGGAACTTTGTAAGGCCGCCATTAAAATACTGAACGG GTACTTAATTGACAAGCCCCGGATTAAACCTGTGACTGAAGATCCAACATGTGATAAGAATCGTTATGTTATATTATCTGAAAAGGTTCAAACTCCAG AATTATCAGAAATTCCAGAAATGAAACTTGAAGAATTGAAAGGCTTATGCATGTTTGAACGAGTTCCCTATTCACTAACCCTTGGATATTCATATTGGGGAGCAg ATCATATTCTCAAGAAGATTTTGCCTCCTGAAGTGGAAGTGCCTTCATCTTTTGAGACAATAG GTCACGTTGCTCACCTGAATATACATGACGAATTACTTCCATATAAGGATGTCATTGCGAAGGTTATTTATGAT AAAAATTATCCCAGGATTAAAACAGTTGTAAATAAAGTGGGTTCTATAACAAATGAGTTTCGGGTTCCAAAGTTTGAAATACTGAAGGGAGAGAATGATATGGTAACAGAAGTAAAGCAATATGGGGCGACTTTTAAGCTCGACTACAGTTTGGTCTACTGGAACTCAAGATTGGAACATGAACACATAAGGCTGGTTTCACTCTTCCAACCAGGAGAGGTAATTTGTGACATGTTTGCTGGTATTGGTCCTTTTGCAATTCCAGCCGCCCAGAAAGAATGTATAGTATATGCCAATGACTTGAATCCAGACAGCATCCGATATCTGAAGGTTAATGCAGAAATCAATAAAGTTAGTGGTCGCGTTCATGTATATAATTTGGATGCTAGAAAGTTTATTTCTCAATTGATGATAGTTCCCCCTAATGAAAGTAATTCAGAATCTGTCACCTCAATACTAAAAGCTTGTGAGAAGGGCATTGGAGGGACCAATCAAGAATCACCATTGGCAAATG TTCAGGTGCAAGAAGTTCaagattatattaaaattagcaATAAATCTGTAGAACAATCAAGGAGTGCTGATATATCCGTTGCTGTTCTTAAAAGATCCTCAGAAAGTTGTGAGAACGAGAAAG ACAATGGAATTGCTGATGATGCTTCCACTCGTGTAGCCGGTAGGAGAAATGGAAACGGAAATAAGAGGATGAAGGGGTCCAGTGTATCTCATGCTAGGACCTGGGAACACGTTGATCATGTGATTATGAACCTCCCTGCTTCTGCTTTACATTTTCTTG ATGCATTTAGAGGCTCAATTAAGAAGAAATACTGGAAGGGCTCCCTTCCTTGGATTCACTGTTACTGCTTCATGCGAGCAAATGAAAACCAAGATTTTATCATTTCG GAGGCTGAGTCTGCCTTGAATGCTAATATTCAAGACCCCATTTTTCATAGGGTCAGAGATGTTGCACCAAACAAG GCTATGTACTGTTTGAGCTTTAGGCTTCCGGAACAATGCGTTGATGAAGACACGACTAGCTAA
- the LOC101206754 gene encoding tRNA (guanine(37)-N1)-methyltransferase 2 isoform X1: MLDESKFDVHLNLWALRIPRELCKAAIKILNGYLIDKPRIKPVTEDPTCDKNRYVILSEKVQTPELSEIPEMKLEELKGLCMFERVPYSLTLGYSYWGADHILKKILPPEVEVPSSFETIGHVAHLNIHDELLPYKDVIAKVIYDKNYPRIKTVVNKVGSITNEFRVPKFEILKGENDMVTEVKQYGATFKLDYSLVYWNSRLEHEHIRLVSLFQPGEVICDMFAGIGPFAIPAAQKECIVYANDLNPDSIRYLKVNAEINKVSGRVHVYNLDARKFISQLMIVPPNESNSESVTSILKACEKGIGGTNQESPLANGMPTVQVQEVQDYIKISNKSVEQSRSADISVAVLKRSSESCENEKDNGIADDASTRVAGRRNGNGNKRMKGSSVSHARTWEHVDHVIMNLPASALHFLDAFRGSIKKKYWKGSLPWIHCYCFMRANENQDFIISEAESALNANIQDPIFHRVRDVAPNKAMYCLSFRLPEQCVDEDTTS; encoded by the exons ATGTTGGACGAAAGCAAATTCGACGTGCATCTGAATCTCTGGGCCTTAAGAATTCCGAGGGAACTTTGTAAGGCCGCCATTAAAATACTGAACGG GTACTTAATTGACAAGCCCCGGATTAAACCTGTGACTGAAGATCCAACATGTGATAAGAATCGTTATGTTATATTATCTGAAAAGGTTCAAACTCCAG AATTATCAGAAATTCCAGAAATGAAACTTGAAGAATTGAAAGGCTTATGCATGTTTGAACGAGTTCCCTATTCACTAACCCTTGGATATTCATATTGGGGAGCAg ATCATATTCTCAAGAAGATTTTGCCTCCTGAAGTGGAAGTGCCTTCATCTTTTGAGACAATAG GTCACGTTGCTCACCTGAATATACATGACGAATTACTTCCATATAAGGATGTCATTGCGAAGGTTATTTATGAT AAAAATTATCCCAGGATTAAAACAGTTGTAAATAAAGTGGGTTCTATAACAAATGAGTTTCGGGTTCCAAAGTTTGAAATACTGAAGGGAGAGAATGATATGGTAACAGAAGTAAAGCAATATGGGGCGACTTTTAAGCTCGACTACAGTTTGGTCTACTGGAACTCAAGATTGGAACATGAACACATAAGGCTGGTTTCACTCTTCCAACCAGGAGAGGTAATTTGTGACATGTTTGCTGGTATTGGTCCTTTTGCAATTCCAGCCGCCCAGAAAGAATGTATAGTATATGCCAATGACTTGAATCCAGACAGCATCCGATATCTGAAGGTTAATGCAGAAATCAATAAAGTTAGTGGTCGCGTTCATGTATATAATTTGGATGCTAGAAAGTTTATTTCTCAATTGATGATAGTTCCCCCTAATGAAAGTAATTCAGAATCTGTCACCTCAATACTAAAAGCTTGTGAGAAGGGCATTGGAGGGACCAATCAAGAATCACCATTGGCAAATGGTATGCCGACtg TTCAGGTGCAAGAAGTTCaagattatattaaaattagcaATAAATCTGTAGAACAATCAAGGAGTGCTGATATATCCGTTGCTGTTCTTAAAAGATCCTCAGAAAGTTGTGAGAACGAGAAAG ACAATGGAATTGCTGATGATGCTTCCACTCGTGTAGCCGGTAGGAGAAATGGAAACGGAAATAAGAGGATGAAGGGGTCCAGTGTATCTCATGCTAGGACCTGGGAACACGTTGATCATGTGATTATGAACCTCCCTGCTTCTGCTTTACATTTTCTTG ATGCATTTAGAGGCTCAATTAAGAAGAAATACTGGAAGGGCTCCCTTCCTTGGATTCACTGTTACTGCTTCATGCGAGCAAATGAAAACCAAGATTTTATCATTTCG GAGGCTGAGTCTGCCTTGAATGCTAATATTCAAGACCCCATTTTTCATAGGGTCAGAGATGTTGCACCAAACAAG GCTATGTACTGTTTGAGCTTTAGGCTTCCGGAACAATGCGTTGATGAAGACACGACTAGCTAA
- the LOC101209276 gene encoding glucan endo-1,3-beta-glucosidase 8, with the protein MSRNCIFRILLVLLWLLMMIVPNGLSVGVNWGTMATHQLPPEKVVKMLQENGFHKLKLFEADDRILEALIGSDIEVMLAIPNSMLFLMSQDPHAAASWVDSNVTAYTYHGGVKIKYVAVGNEPFLKSYNGTYLPLTLPALRNIQQSLNDAGLGSKVKATIPFNADIYNSPDSNPVPSAGEFRPDVRDLTIEILHYLSINNAPFTVNIYPFLSLYGNDYFPIDFAFFDGTAYRPIKDRDLTYTNVFDANFDTLVSALAKAGYPDMKIIVGEVGWPTDGDKHANVQNAKRFNQGLLRHALSGQGTPARVGIIDVYLFSLIDENAKSIEPGSFERHWGIFEFDGKPKYELDLAGTEEEKGLIPVEGVRYMGKRWCVLNPNVNDWEGLADSVDYACSLSDCTALEYGSSCNQLSAQGNASYAFNMYYQVNSQKSWNCDFDGLAVVTQQDPSYGNCQFPIMIDYTSSSSSSSSFLVYERFSDLLVAVFMGIVVFFIVQYEQ; encoded by the exons atgtcaagaaattgTATATTCAgaatattattagttttgttgtGGTTGTTGATGATGATTGTTCCAAATGGTTTAAGTGTTGGAGTGAACTGGGGAACTATGGCTACTCATCAGCTCCCACCAGAGAAAGTTGTTAAAATGCTTCAAGAAAATGGGTTTCATAAATTGAAGCTTTTTGAAGCTGATGATAGGATTTTGGAAGCACTTATTGGAAGTGATATCGAGGTTATGTTGGCTATTCCTAATTCAATGTTGTTTCTTATGAGTCAAGATCCTCACGCTGCTGCTTCTTGGGTTGATTCTAATGTTACTGCTTATACTTATCATGGTGGTGTCAAAATCAA GTATGTTGCTGTAGGCAATGAGCCCTTTCTCAAGTCTTACAATGGCACTTATCTTCCGTTAACATTGCCTGCTCTAAGGAATATCCAACAATCCCTAAATGATGCAGGGCTTGGTTCAAAGGTCAAAGCTACTATTCCTTTCAATGCTGATATTTACAACTCCCCCGACTCAAACCCGGTTCCATCTGCAGGCGAGTTCCGTCCTGACGTTCGAGACTTAACGATCGAGATTCTACACTACCTATCGATAAACAACGCACCATTCACAGTCAATATCTACCCCTTCCTTTCCCTATATGGAAATGACTACTTTCCAATAGACTTCGCATTTTTTGATGGAACAGCATATAGGCCAATCAAAGACAGAGATCTAACGTACACGAATGTGTTTGATGCAAATTTCGACACACTCGTATCAGCTCTAGCAAAAGCAGGATACCCTGATATGAAGATCATCGTAGGAGAAGTTGGTTGGCCAACAGACGGCGACAAACACGCCAATGTACAAAACGCAAAACGATTCAACCAAGGATTGTTAAGACATGCTTTAAGTGGACAGGGAACTCCAGCAAGGGTAGGCATAATTGATGTCTATCTTTTCAGTCTAATTGATGAAAATGCTAAAAGTATAGAACCAGGGAGCTTTGAAAGGCATTGGGGAATATTCGAATTTGACGGTAAACCGAAATATGAACTAGACTTGGCTggaacagaagaagaaaaagggttaATACCAGTTGAAGGAGTGAGATATATGGGGAAAAGATGGTGTGTTTTGAATCCAAATGTGAATGATTGGGAAGGTTTGGCTGATAGTGTAGACTATGCTTGTAGTTTATCAGATTGTACTGCATTGGAATATGGATCTTCTTGCAATCAATTATCTGCACAAGGAAATGCTTCTTATGCATTTAATATGTACTATCAAGTGAACAGCCAAAAGAGTTGGAACTGTGATTTTGATGGTTTGGCTGTGGTGACTCAACAAGATCCTTCTTATGGAAACTGCCAGTTCCCAATTATGATTGATTAtacctcttcttcttcttcttcttcttcatttctggTTTATGAAAGATTTTCTGATCTTCTTGTTGCAGTTTTTATGGGAATTGTAGTGTTTTTTATTGTGCAATATGAACAGTGA